In Engraulis encrasicolus isolate BLACKSEA-1 unplaced genomic scaffold, IST_EnEncr_1.0 scaffold_43_np1212, whole genome shotgun sequence, the following are encoded in one genomic region:
- the LOC134444042 gene encoding uncharacterized protein LOC134444042, with protein MQPDEKRGREGELEKEERREAEDEQKKEEKRELLGEEKERRREAADIEKRERGREVLELKRGEDAGERRGEEEEGGKRKRGEEDEEKRKRGEEDVENRRGEDDEEKGRSGGEDEEKRRRGEDDTSTGIGSTDSECVPPEDWGWECLVVLRDLLTDRSVVEAKREQQRTLQVWRGMNTVEVEQQQRSLLVWRGVNTVGGQQWGGYPTLWIKDVQETVRRAAWDHFPSLPPEGATQQELHTYLHLIQEVLTGELLRLAPLLREAGLLAAVIDSYHVHTMSQLERLLQRELDSDQLFILLRWTLKTYLSTVLAHPDIAADVADVSVLDVMRLGEWLHNAKSKTLDTTQEYVERFLERVLDKEEEEGLSCDQGDEEAFIRIHQDVTQCLGDVSEKAADVSPFMKRDVNTVCLIQLYSFTLRFAALEVKRMKRMTGAEDGRIRNLFRTLRTLR; from the exons ATGCAGccggatgagaagagaggaagagaaggagagctggagaaagaagagaggagagaagcagaggatgaacagaagaaagaagagaagagagagctcctcggagaggagaaagagaggagaagagaagcagcggacatagagaagagagagagggggagagaggtgttagagttgaagagaggagaggacgcaggagaaaggagaggggaggaggaagaaggagggaagaggaagagaggagaggaggatgaagaaaagaggaagagaggagaggaggatgtagagaacaggagaggagaggatgatgaagagaaggggaggagcggaggagaggatgaagagaagaggagaagaggagaggatgatacaTCCACTGGAATCGGCAGCACGGACTCCG agtgtgtgcctCCTGAGGACTGGGGCTGGGAGTGCCTGGTGGTCCTGCGTGACCTGCTGACGGACCGGAGCGTAGTGGAGGCCAAGAGAGAACAGCAGCGCACCCTACAGGTGTGGAGAGGCATGAACACTGTGGAGgtagagcagcagcagcgctcCCTACTGGTGTGGAGAGGCGTCAACACTGTCGGGGGGCAGCAGTGGGGCGGTTACCCCACCTTATGGATTAAAGATGTCCAGGAGACGGTGCGGCGAGCAGCCTGGGACCACTTCCCCTCCCTGCCACCAGAGGGCGCCACACAACAGGAGCTGCACACCTACCTCCA CCTCATACAGGAAGTGCTGACGGGGGAGCTGCTGCGATTGGCTCCCCTGCTCAGGGAGGCGGGACTTCTGGCTGCTGTGATTGACAGCTACCACGTCCATACAATGAGCCAGCTGGAGCGGCTGCTGCAGAGAGAACTGGACTCAGATCAGCTGTTCATACTGCTGAGGTGGACACTCAAGACAtacctgag cactGTGCTGGCTCATCCTGATATTGCTGCTGACGTGGCTGACGTGTCCGTTCTGGACGTGATGCGACTGGGGGAGTGGCTACACAACGCCAAGAGCAAAACACTAGACACCACACAG gagtATGTTGAGCGTTTTCTGGAGCGTGTGCtggacaaggaggaagaggagggactgTCATGTGACCAGGGTGATGAGGAGGCCTTCATCAGGATACACCAGGAtgtcacacag tgTCTGGGTGATGTATCTGAGAAGGCTGCTGACGTCAGTCCTTTCATGAAGAGGGACGTGAACACTGTGTGTTTGATTCAGCTCTACTCCTTcacactaag gTTTGCAGCGCTGGAGGTAAAGCGCATGAAGCGCATGACGGGTGCGGAAGACGGAAGGATAAGGAACCTGTTCAGAACCCTCAGAACTCTCAGGTGA
- the LOC134444043 gene encoding uncharacterized protein LOC134444043, whose product MLVALLCCRKFVLQLASEAHDDAHSTLGFLQELHERTTDELIHTAARNLEVCLQVYFRREGVCLGEELSKDTKVLFSYLAREPDIHPFCLKGVYTQVVSLYLKHLLLSNQSQLERRWGQVGTVIRADAEVIHKLFTQQSEGVVNRSVLLLKVATVLSVTDEETFNSTCRELQQDTHISKEQVNQLILWKDRLSRQQVKNLLDTAPQSLWKRLPSLWTRTSQSAASIV is encoded by the exons ATGCTAGTGGCGTTATTGTGCTGCAGGAAGTTCGTGTTGCAGCTAGCGTCTGAGGCTCATGATGATGCCCACAGCACATTGGGATTCTTACAGGAGCTGCACGAACGCACCACAGATGAGCTGATACACACAGCAGCACGCAACttggag gtgtgtctgCAGGTGTATTTCAGGCGTGAGGGGGTGTGTCTAGGGGAGGAGCTGAGTAAGGACACAAAGGTGCTGTTTAGTTACCTGGCCAGAGAACCAGACATACACCCG ttctGCTTAAAGGGTGTCTACACTCAGGTTGTGTCTTTGTACCTGAAGCATCTGTTGCTAAGCAACCAGAGTCAGTTGGAGAGGAGGTGGGGCCAGGTTGGCACGGTGATCAGAGCAGACGCGGAAGTAATACATAAGCTCTTTACccaacag agtgAAGGTGTTGTCAATAGGAGTGTGTTGCTGCTGAAGGTTGCCACGGTTCTGAGTGTCACTGATGAGGAGACTTTCAACAGCACATGCAGAGAACTGcaacaggacacacacatcag taaggaACAGGTAAACCAGCTGATCCTCTGGAAAGACAGGTTGTCACGACAACAAGTGAAGAATCTCCTGGATACTGCCCCCCAGTCGCTATGGAAACGCCTCCCCAGCCTCTGGACTCGGACCTCTCAATCAGCTGCCAGCatcgtctga